The following proteins are encoded in a genomic region of Flammeovirga pectinis:
- a CDS encoding transposase family protein: protein MDKINSLTSLTQTEFDFLLKEFSYQVEMKISNYTLKGKKRAYPKFKESRLSSLYGSSKKLEFILIYLKEHPRQVFFGSYFKISQAKVSEWVNFLLPILIESLRKCFLLPDSNEPFIIPSNLNSILCDVTERQINRSIDYDVQKEFYSGKKKAHTVKNLAFTDESGFIHFISNTYEGSAHDKSIWDDIIVKESSINILVDLGFLGADKEHENVILPYKTSKKVKLSPLQKQINKGISSLRIRVEHAFSGVKRLKVLSQKINLRSSEIHDYLIKIGVGLHNLRIRFRTLIN, encoded by the coding sequence TTGGATAAAATTAATTCATTAACCTCATTAACTCAAACGGAATTTGATTTTTTATTGAAAGAGTTTTCATATCAAGTTGAAATGAAAATTTCTAACTACACATTAAAAGGAAAGAAAAGAGCTTATCCAAAGTTTAAAGAATCTCGTCTTTCAAGTCTTTATGGTAGTTCCAAAAAATTAGAATTCATTCTAATCTATCTAAAAGAACATCCTAGACAGGTGTTTTTTGGTTCCTACTTTAAAATAAGTCAAGCCAAAGTAAGTGAATGGGTTAACTTTCTATTACCAATTCTGATTGAAAGTTTACGTAAATGCTTTTTATTACCCGATTCAAATGAGCCATTTATAATACCTTCAAATTTAAATTCAATACTTTGTGATGTTACTGAAAGGCAAATCAATAGAAGTATAGATTATGATGTTCAAAAGGAGTTTTATAGTGGAAAGAAGAAGGCTCACACTGTTAAAAACCTTGCTTTCACAGATGAAAGTGGTTTCATTCATTTTATCAGTAACACTTATGAAGGAAGTGCCCATGATAAAAGTATATGGGATGATATTATCGTGAAAGAATCCTCTATAAATATACTTGTAGACTTAGGCTTTTTAGGTGCAGATAAAGAACACGAAAATGTAATTCTCCCCTATAAAACATCTAAAAAAGTGAAACTATCACCTCTTCAAAAACAGATTAATAAAGGAATATCCAGTTTAAGAATTAGAGTGGAACATGCTTTTTCAGGTGTGAAACGTCTTAAAGTTTTAAGTCAAAAAATAAACCTTAGGTCTTCCGAAATACATGATTACCTGATAAAAATAGGTGTTGGATTACATAACTTAAGGATTAGATTCAGAACTTTAATAAATTAA
- a CDS encoding DUF4493 domain-containing protein, which translates to MRKFLHLKVLLLMLLSISCSKKDEVLRKGTVSLSLNANSNVTVVHFRQASSINVSSFSINIFDNNDKLVKEFPSYKDFPDQFYLNQGTYKLVAQSSPVTTAAFSSPYYYGTTDFKVTDLKSTKIDLTCVIANIKASVKYTSDFIDIFGEVYTEIENKSGKLTFENGELKEGYFSPDPITIKLYKKATKKLLISRTFNDVKPKDFYRFTFEPSKATGGISVVVDETVIDKNVEFRIPEKWLEVNTPTVQGVGIDLAQEQEIVEGNTKQTVVKIKAEGGIKSLKVFVKSANLLNEGWPDAINFTQLSQSDIDFLLDKGISYPTVINGANEVEIDFSGFINSLEAGQGVEDIFSFGFDVEDNFYQRDATKSLNLKIIPAQFTVNLDEGDVWVAKATINVTITEGNKDFVTVFYQEKGKSVWLKSKSYTTLNNKDYTYLLTGLSSNKEYRVKAVYNKNSSSELTFKTEEERQLPNAKMEDWYYDVVAPSHWIGYAEIRKYIPNSRGQSNWSTVNEKTTEHRGSFRYNYNSLSGTYNSSDSYKGSNAAEIVTVGFGSGTTNAGGASIVKKRASGQLFIGSYSYSGGSESFNYGMPFTSRPTSFKGYYKYSPYGNDEFSVEIVIENRDNGTVTELAREQYISGSKQESYTQFSIPINYSNTTLKATHMYVVIKSSIKSLDTRVVNGKHLGSTLLVDELSLNYN; encoded by the coding sequence ATGCGTAAATTTTTACATTTAAAAGTTCTGCTTTTAATGTTACTTAGTATATCCTGTTCTAAAAAGGATGAAGTATTACGAAAAGGAACAGTTTCCTTATCTCTAAATGCTAATAGTAATGTAACAGTCGTTCATTTCCGTCAGGCTTCTTCAATTAATGTGTCATCATTTTCAATTAATATTTTTGATAATAATGATAAGTTAGTTAAAGAATTTCCTTCATATAAAGACTTTCCAGATCAGTTTTACCTTAATCAAGGTACTTATAAACTAGTAGCACAATCTAGTCCTGTAACTACAGCTGCATTCTCTAGCCCGTATTATTATGGTACTACAGACTTTAAGGTTACAGACCTTAAGTCTACTAAAATAGACCTTACTTGTGTTATTGCGAACATTAAAGCATCTGTAAAATACACCTCAGATTTTATAGATATTTTTGGTGAGGTGTACACAGAAATTGAAAACAAAAGTGGGAAATTGACTTTTGAAAATGGGGAACTAAAAGAAGGGTATTTTAGCCCGGACCCAATTACAATTAAACTGTATAAAAAGGCAACAAAAAAGCTTCTGATTTCTAGAACATTTAATGATGTAAAACCTAAGGACTTTTACAGATTTACATTTGAACCTTCAAAAGCAACAGGTGGTATCAGTGTTGTTGTAGACGAAACTGTAATAGATAAGAATGTAGAATTTAGAATTCCAGAGAAATGGCTAGAAGTAAATACACCAACAGTACAAGGTGTTGGAATTGATCTAGCTCAAGAACAAGAAATTGTTGAAGGAAACACAAAACAAACAGTAGTGAAAATTAAAGCAGAAGGAGGAATAAAATCATTAAAAGTATTTGTTAAGTCAGCAAATCTTCTAAATGAAGGATGGCCAGATGCCATAAATTTTACTCAACTTTCTCAATCTGATATTGATTTTCTTTTAGATAAAGGTATTAGTTATCCGACTGTTATTAATGGAGCAAACGAAGTCGAAATTGATTTTTCAGGATTCATTAATTCTTTAGAAGCCGGACAAGGTGTAGAAGATATATTTAGTTTTGGATTTGATGTAGAAGATAATTTCTATCAGAGGGATGCTACAAAATCATTAAACTTAAAAATAATTCCAGCTCAGTTTACAGTTAACTTAGACGAAGGGGATGTTTGGGTTGCTAAAGCAACTATAAATGTAACCATCACAGAAGGAAACAAGGATTTTGTGACTGTTTTCTATCAAGAAAAAGGAAAGTCTGTTTGGTTAAAATCAAAAAGTTATACGACATTAAATAATAAAGATTATACTTATTTATTAACGGGGTTATCTTCTAACAAAGAATATCGTGTTAAAGCAGTCTATAATAAGAACTCATCTTCTGAATTAACTTTTAAAACGGAAGAAGAAAGACAACTACCTAATGCAAAAATGGAAGATTGGTATTATGATGTTGTTGCACCTAGTCATTGGATAGGATATGCAGAAATAAGAAAGTACATACCAAACTCAAGAGGTCAATCTAACTGGAGTACCGTCAATGAGAAAACAACAGAACATAGAGGTTCTTTCCGATATAATTATAACTCTTTATCTGGTACTTATAATAGTTCAGACTCTTACAAAGGGAGTAATGCAGCAGAAATTGTAACGGTAGGTTTTGGTAGTGGAACTACAAATGCTGGCGGTGCAAGTATAGTTAAGAAACGAGCTTCAGGTCAGTTGTTTATTGGTAGCTATTCTTATAGTGGTGGTTCTGAAAGTTTTAATTATGGAATGCCATTTACGTCAAGACCAACATCATTTAAAGGTTATTACAAATATTCACCTTATGGAAATGATGAATTTTCTGTAGAAATTGTAATAGAAAATAGAGATAATGGAACGGTAACAGAATTGGCCAGAGAGCAATATATTTCTGGTTCAAAACAAGAAAGTTACACGCAATTTAGTATTCCAATAAATTACTCTAATACTACATTAAAGGCAACACATATGTATGTTGTTATAAAATCATCTATTAAAAGTTTAGATACTAGAGTTGTGAATGGTAAACATTTAGGAAGTACACTTCTTGTCGACGAACTCTCATTAAACTACAACTAA
- a CDS encoding tetratricopeptide repeat protein has product MKSLKTSFTTLILFAITSTIHFANTTDSLKQKLSETFNPVERGELMYELGNHFLRVDMNRALDYAEDGIMLYKENKDLKLLGQLYHLKGNILLLKGQTLKARSAYFEAIQSFRKTHNRELEVRSLTNLCQVYQIEKDYDKALIEYDKAIENVKDLSIDVQNELLPHLLLNKGTLYDAINEYENAIHLFNEVIRMCTSESQQIMKGKALHNLSNQYANQKRYVDAQEVLDASYKIKQALGDTRGEINSLLAFAHIASQQGFINKAETFYITALHKGETLKSPVDIKNVYNSLYLLFEKIDTKKAFYYFREFKKVSDDLLKQEYSKSITDLEEDQQEVLENIELVHEKEEQEKITWLLSCIFIGIILFILMILRVQRLRAINAQQNEEKATIAKELAIVEHQFTQEQNNALQSQVEFKDKELTTNIMHLMQQNELINKVSEDLLQIDTSLDASNKKKIRGIVYNLQNANQGEVWKELEYRFEQVHSAFFDNLNKKHPTLSPNEKKLCAYLKLNLSTKDISNITHQSVKSIQIARYRLRKKLEITNTDIDFQTFFDSIVDSE; this is encoded by the coding sequence TTGAAATCATTAAAAACGAGTTTTACTACACTCATTTTATTTGCAATTACATCTACTATACATTTTGCTAATACTACCGATAGTTTAAAACAGAAACTATCAGAAACTTTCAACCCTGTAGAAAGGGGAGAACTAATGTATGAGTTAGGAAATCATTTTCTACGTGTAGATATGAATAGAGCATTAGATTATGCAGAAGATGGAATTATGCTCTATAAAGAAAATAAAGACCTTAAATTATTAGGTCAGTTATACCATCTAAAAGGAAATATTCTTCTATTAAAAGGACAAACTTTAAAAGCTAGAAGTGCTTATTTTGAAGCGATACAGTCTTTCCGTAAAACACACAATAGAGAATTAGAAGTAAGATCTTTAACTAATCTCTGTCAGGTTTATCAAATTGAAAAAGATTATGATAAAGCTCTTATTGAATACGATAAAGCAATTGAAAATGTAAAAGACCTTTCTATTGACGTACAAAATGAATTATTACCTCATCTTTTATTAAATAAAGGTACGCTGTATGATGCAATCAATGAATACGAAAATGCCATTCATCTTTTTAACGAAGTTATTCGAATGTGTACTTCAGAAAGTCAGCAAATCATGAAAGGAAAAGCATTACATAACCTTTCTAATCAATATGCAAATCAAAAAAGGTATGTTGATGCTCAAGAAGTTTTGGATGCATCTTATAAAATTAAACAAGCATTAGGGGATACAAGGGGAGAAATAAACTCATTATTGGCTTTTGCACACATTGCATCTCAGCAAGGGTTTATTAATAAAGCTGAAACATTTTACATTACTGCCCTTCATAAGGGAGAAACATTAAAATCTCCTGTAGACATTAAAAATGTATATAATAGTCTTTATCTTTTATTCGAAAAAATTGATACTAAAAAAGCATTCTACTACTTCAGGGAATTCAAAAAAGTTTCTGACGATTTACTAAAGCAAGAATACAGTAAAAGCATTACTGATTTAGAAGAAGACCAACAAGAAGTTTTAGAGAATATTGAATTAGTACATGAAAAAGAAGAACAGGAAAAAATCACATGGCTATTATCTTGTATTTTTATTGGTATAATTCTGTTTATTTTAATGATCTTAAGAGTACAAAGACTAAGAGCAATCAATGCCCAACAGAACGAAGAAAAAGCTACAATTGCCAAAGAATTAGCTATTGTTGAACATCAATTTACACAGGAACAAAATAATGCTTTACAAAGTCAGGTAGAGTTTAAGGATAAAGAACTTACTACTAATATTATGCACTTGATGCAACAAAATGAGCTTATCAATAAAGTCTCTGAAGATTTATTACAAATTGATACTTCGTTAGATGCTTCAAACAAAAAGAAAATTAGAGGTATTGTTTACAATTTACAAAATGCTAATCAAGGGGAAGTTTGGAAAGAACTAGAATATAGATTTGAACAGGTTCACTCTGCATTTTTTGATAATCTTAATAAAAAGCATCCTACATTATCTCCTAACGAAAAGAAGTTATGTGCCTATTTAAAGTTAAATTTAAGTACTAAAGATATTTCAAACATTACGCATCAAAGTGTAAAGTCTATCCAGATAGCTCGTTATAGATTACGTAAGAAATTAGAAATTACAAACACCGATATAGATTTCCAGACTTTCTTTGATAGTATTGTTGATAGTGAGTAG
- a CDS encoding transposase: MDVFTREKYRNIILESLKYCQKEKGLKIHAYVIMSNHIHLVISKGFHIDISDILRDFKKYTSEAIIKSIQENVVESRKEWMLWMFQRAGQKNARNKKFQFWQQHNHPILLDTSIKLRQRLDS, translated from the coding sequence ATAGATGTATTTACAAGAGAAAAATACCGTAATATCATCTTAGAAAGTTTAAAGTATTGTCAAAAAGAGAAGGGACTAAAAATTCATGCTTATGTGATTATGAGTAATCATATCCATCTTGTTATTTCCAAAGGCTTTCATATTGATATCTCTGATATTCTAAGAGATTTCAAAAAATACACTTCAGAAGCAATTATTAAAAGTATCCAAGAAAATGTAGTTGAAAGTCGAAAAGAGTGGATGCTATGGATGTTTCAAAGAGCAGGACAAAAAAATGCAAGAAATAAAAAGTTTCAATTTTGGCAACAACATAATCACCCAATTCTATTAGATACTTCTATAAAACTAAGGCAACGATTAGATTCATGA
- the leuB gene encoding 3-isopropylmalate dehydrogenase, producing MNKKITVLAGDGIGLEVTGITQNILEIIGERFGHKFEFSPALIGHSAIEATGEPCPQATIDACNASDAVLLGAVGMPMYDNNPNLKVRPEQGLLKIRKELGLFSNIRPIKLFDELLYTSSIKPEILQGSDIVFFRELTGGIYFGTPRERNEDGTEAIDTLRYSKMEVERIARQAFESAMTRRKKLCSVDKANVLESSRLWRETVQEMTAEFPEVEVTHMFIDNAAMQLIRDPKQFDVIVTGNMFGDILTDEASQIAGSMGMLPSASVGNTIGLYEPIHGSAPDIAGKGIANPIASVLSGALLLDISFGLKEESDAIISAVDQFLKEGYRTLDIVSEDTAEDKRMNTEQTGKKLAELLSAVTA from the coding sequence ATGAATAAGAAAATAACAGTTCTTGCAGGTGACGGTATCGGTTTAGAAGTTACTGGCATCACACAAAATATATTAGAAATTATTGGAGAGCGTTTCGGACATAAATTCGAATTTTCTCCAGCACTAATTGGTCACTCAGCAATTGAAGCTACAGGTGAACCTTGTCCACAAGCAACAATTGATGCTTGTAATGCTTCTGATGCAGTTCTACTTGGTGCGGTTGGTATGCCAATGTATGATAATAACCCTAACTTAAAAGTACGTCCTGAGCAAGGTTTACTTAAAATCCGTAAGGAGTTAGGTTTGTTCTCAAACATTCGTCCTATCAAATTATTTGATGAGTTATTATATACTTCATCAATCAAACCTGAAATTCTTCAAGGTTCTGACATCGTTTTCTTCCGTGAGTTAACAGGTGGCATCTACTTTGGTACTCCTCGTGAGCGTAACGAAGATGGAACTGAAGCAATTGACACTTTACGTTACTCTAAAATGGAGGTAGAACGTATTGCACGTCAAGCTTTCGAATCAGCAATGACACGCCGTAAGAAATTGTGTTCTGTTGATAAGGCTAACGTATTAGAATCTTCTCGTTTATGGAGAGAAACTGTACAAGAAATGACTGCAGAATTCCCTGAAGTAGAAGTTACACACATGTTCATTGATAATGCAGCAATGCAGTTAATCCGCGATCCTAAGCAATTCGACGTAATTGTAACAGGTAACATGTTTGGTGATATCCTTACGGATGAAGCTTCACAAATTGCAGGTTCTATGGGTATGTTACCTTCAGCATCTGTAGGTAATACTATTGGTTTGTATGAGCCTATTCATGGTTCTGCTCCAGATATTGCAGGTAAAGGAATTGCAAACCCTATTGCTTCTGTTCTTTCTGGTGCTTTATTATTAGATATCTCTTTCGGATTAAAAGAAGAAAGCGATGCTATCATCAGTGCTGTAGACCAATTCTTAAAAGAAGGTTACAGAACTTTAGATATTGTATCTGAAGATACTGCTGAAGATAAGCGTATGAATACGGAACAAACAGGTAAGAAATTAGCGGAGTTACTGTCTGCAGTAACTGCTTAA
- a CDS encoding outer membrane beta-barrel protein → MKSIFFLFLIFISLSAQAQSIQISGTITGNDTKEPLVNGLITISNGEQKYQVLSNLDGQYKITLKEAGKYTLEAMFLGYKNYTSEITITDQATQQFDVILHSMFTELSEVEIVGEVPIVIKEDTIQFSSSSYKTHEDATAEELVTKIPGVEKDNDGNITAEGEKVKKILVDGKEFFGDDPKSAMNNLPAEMIDYVQIIDQKSDQAEFTGFDDGQRSKTINFVTKKDAKYAYFGKAEAGYGTDERYSAAGNINIFKGDQRLSFTGLSNNVNQQGFMSDNLTSGPKRGRRGKRGGGNSSPSNNITAKSNGINTSHSLGTNYIDKWGEKIDVSGSYTYKIVDNETDETSSTEYLISEGTNQIVDEILNVDSHKENHNLNFRMDYNVSPNTTIRIRPIVKFENGNGVNQSLSTTALKEGEKLNSSAMSDFNTTNSADINNSFLLRHKFNDNGRTLTLDWKVYYHNDDTYQDVFTNINYYESNGTENDSTAQRILGDTEKFRTSADLIFTEKLAKNLQLKLNYFQSWEQQDADRKTYDIMDDANNGDFIEDLSNTFTSKQTIYRPETGLVFKKDKLNITTSLQYQYSTLHNESIYPTSETTTTNFGHWLPSVFFNYSFSRSKRIKFSYQKNVSLPNVSNLQSVVDYSDPLNITSGNPYLEGEDSHVLRLNFKNFNIARKELFFVNITAQQTDNKITQYTFIAQNDTTINNVPLKKGSSYTYPINLDGYINARGVMVYSKPIKPIKTNVSSITTAGYTRNVGITNDVTSFTYDSSLGQGVKFASNISKNVDFNISGMMTYHWISNNENASLNGNYLHSMIKTSINVEPIQRLILNTSFIGNIYNGDDDLIQDNIYKWNAAIAYKLFKKRQGEIRFTVSDILNQNSSISRTVTENAIQTSTYNVLPRYFMVSLIYRPKGKTNPKKGGRGRDFMRL, encoded by the coding sequence ATGAAGTCTATATTTTTTCTATTCTTAATTTTTATAAGCCTATCTGCACAAGCGCAAAGCATTCAAATTTCTGGAACAATTACAGGTAATGATACAAAAGAACCTTTAGTGAATGGGTTGATTACTATCTCGAATGGGGAGCAGAAATATCAGGTACTTTCTAATCTTGATGGACAGTATAAAATTACATTAAAAGAAGCTGGGAAATATACACTTGAAGCCATGTTTTTAGGGTATAAAAATTATACTTCTGAAATAACAATTACAGATCAAGCTACACAACAATTTGATGTTATTTTGCACTCCATGTTTACTGAACTTTCGGAGGTAGAAATTGTTGGAGAAGTACCAATTGTGATTAAAGAAGATACAATTCAGTTTTCATCGAGTAGTTATAAAACACATGAAGATGCCACTGCTGAAGAACTCGTGACTAAAATTCCAGGGGTGGAAAAGGATAATGATGGAAATATTACGGCAGAAGGAGAAAAAGTTAAGAAAATTTTAGTGGATGGAAAAGAGTTTTTTGGAGATGACCCTAAAAGTGCTATGAACAATCTCCCTGCAGAAATGATTGATTATGTACAGATTATTGACCAAAAAAGTGATCAGGCAGAGTTCACAGGCTTTGATGATGGACAAAGAAGTAAAACCATCAATTTTGTGACTAAAAAAGATGCGAAATACGCGTATTTTGGAAAAGCGGAAGCTGGTTATGGAACGGATGAAAGGTATAGCGCTGCTGGAAATATCAATATTTTCAAGGGCGATCAACGGCTTTCATTTACAGGTTTGAGTAATAATGTCAATCAACAAGGTTTTATGTCTGACAATCTTACTTCTGGTCCTAAAAGAGGTAGAAGAGGAAAAAGAGGTGGAGGAAATTCTTCTCCTTCAAACAATATAACAGCAAAATCAAATGGTATTAATACTTCTCATTCTTTAGGAACTAATTATATAGATAAATGGGGTGAAAAAATAGATGTTTCTGGTAGTTATACTTATAAAATTGTAGACAATGAAACAGATGAAACGTCTAGTACTGAGTATCTCATCTCGGAAGGTACAAATCAAATTGTTGATGAGATCTTAAATGTAGATTCTCATAAAGAAAATCATAATTTAAATTTCAGAATGGACTATAATGTAAGTCCAAATACTACCATAAGAATAAGACCTATTGTAAAATTTGAAAATGGAAATGGAGTCAATCAAAGTTTATCTACTACTGCATTAAAAGAAGGAGAAAAGCTCAATAGTTCTGCCATGTCAGATTTTAATACGACAAATTCCGCTGATATTAATAATAGCTTTTTACTACGTCATAAATTCAATGATAATGGACGAACATTAACTTTAGACTGGAAAGTATATTATCATAATGACGATACTTACCAAGATGTATTTACAAACATCAATTACTACGAAAGTAATGGAACAGAAAATGATTCTACAGCTCAAAGGATTTTAGGTGATACAGAAAAATTTAGAACTTCTGCTGATCTTATTTTCACTGAAAAACTGGCAAAGAATTTACAATTGAAATTGAATTATTTTCAGAGTTGGGAACAGCAAGATGCGGATAGAAAAACATATGATATTATGGATGATGCCAACAATGGCGATTTCATTGAAGACCTATCCAATACGTTTACCTCTAAACAAACTATTTATAGACCTGAAACGGGGTTAGTATTCAAAAAAGACAAACTGAATATCACAACTTCTCTTCAGTACCAGTATTCCACTTTACATAATGAAAGCATTTATCCAACTTCCGAAACAACTACTACAAACTTCGGACATTGGTTACCTTCTGTTTTCTTTAATTATTCTTTTTCAAGAAGTAAAAGGATTAAATTTTCGTATCAAAAAAATGTATCCTTGCCTAATGTATCAAACCTACAATCTGTTGTAGATTATAGTGACCCTCTAAATATAACTTCAGGAAATCCTTATTTAGAAGGAGAAGACAGCCATGTTTTAAGGTTGAATTTTAAGAATTTCAATATAGCAAGGAAAGAGCTTTTCTTTGTGAATATCACTGCTCAACAAACAGACAACAAGATTACACAATACACTTTTATTGCACAAAATGATACTACTATTAATAATGTCCCTCTAAAAAAAGGTTCGTCTTATACCTACCCAATTAATTTGGATGGATATATAAATGCAAGAGGAGTAATGGTTTATTCAAAACCTATCAAACCTATAAAGACTAATGTATCATCTATAACCACTGCTGGTTATACTCGAAATGTGGGAATAACCAATGATGTCACTTCTTTTACCTACGACAGTTCATTAGGTCAGGGTGTTAAATTCGCTAGTAATATCAGTAAAAATGTAGATTTTAATATCTCAGGAATGATGACATATCATTGGATTAGCAATAATGAAAATGCATCATTAAATGGTAATTATTTACATAGTATGATCAAGACAAGCATTAATGTTGAGCCAATACAAAGGTTGATTCTGAATACTTCATTTATAGGTAATATCTACAATGGAGACGATGATCTTATCCAAGATAATATCTATAAATGGAATGCTGCCATTGCTTATAAATTATTCAAAAAGCGACAAGGTGAAATCCGATTTACTGTCTCTGATATATTAAATCAAAATAGTAGCATCAGCAGAACAGTTACTGAAAATGCTATTCAGACGAGTACTTATAATGTACTTCCTAGATATTTTATGGTTTCTCTTATCTATCGTCCTAAAGGAAAAACAAATCCTAAAAAAGGCGGTAGAGGAAGAGATTTTATGCGTCTTTAA
- a CDS encoding DUF4493 domain-containing protein, giving the protein MKIKSYSYIVITTLTLILIGCNMLEGETEIPSAKGSLALNMSGDGTLIPVSFLREKNTVDVSNYCVEIRDTNGVLVKFYEKYADVPDKIDIRKGTYLIKASSDLNQLDAIFDCPYYEGTTTVEVKSGKVVEAKVICSLINMKVNISYSSDFDTYFSTYEAIVTNGKIGGELIFSKNEVRSAYFLPSPLTITLNVTSKDGLTNFRKEFLISDVSAKDYHEIKFSPYIGVGDASLTIKIDDKMNEKDVVITGPSTLPPDALEVEGDGFDIGKEFEINKGETPTVKINIEAPKLIQHLIVTIDSRKLTKEELVKVGLDDTFDLATIDPTSPLGTNLKNLGFISDDPIQGKDRMVFNLSQFMPMLALFGAETHRFNIKVIDKDGVEIEKTLTIKINA; this is encoded by the coding sequence ATGAAAATAAAATCATATAGTTATATAGTAATTACAACCTTAACATTAATTTTAATTGGTTGTAATATGCTAGAAGGAGAAACTGAAATTCCTTCAGCAAAAGGATCTTTAGCATTAAATATGTCTGGGGATGGGACATTAATTCCTGTCTCATTTTTAAGAGAAAAAAACACAGTAGATGTTTCAAATTATTGTGTAGAAATACGAGATACGAATGGTGTTCTTGTAAAGTTTTATGAGAAATATGCAGATGTTCCAGATAAAATAGATATTCGTAAGGGTACTTATTTAATAAAGGCATCATCTGATTTAAACCAGTTAGATGCAATATTTGATTGTCCTTATTATGAAGGGACAACTACTGTGGAAGTTAAATCTGGGAAAGTAGTAGAAGCAAAGGTCATCTGTTCACTTATTAATATGAAAGTGAATATTTCTTATTCATCTGATTTTGATACATATTTTAGTACTTATGAAGCTATAGTTACCAATGGTAAAATTGGTGGAGAATTAATCTTTTCAAAGAATGAGGTGAGAAGTGCTTACTTTTTACCAAGCCCATTGACAATAACTTTAAATGTTACTTCGAAAGATGGATTAACAAATTTCCGAAAGGAATTTTTAATTAGTGATGTTTCTGCAAAAGATTATCACGAGATAAAGTTTAGCCCTTACATTGGTGTTGGAGATGCATCTTTAACTATCAAAATTGATGATAAAATGAATGAAAAAGATGTTGTGATTACAGGACCTTCAACATTACCTCCAGACGCATTAGAGGTTGAAGGTGATGGTTTTGACATTGGTAAAGAATTTGAAATTAATAAAGGAGAAACTCCTACTGTTAAAATAAATATAGAAGCACCAAAGTTAATTCAACATTTAATTGTTACAATTGATAGTAGAAAACTAACAAAAGAAGAATTAGTAAAAGTAGGTTTAGATGACACTTTCGATTTGGCAACAATAGACCCCACATCACCTCTTGGGACTAATTTAAAAAATCTAGGTTTTATTTCAGACGATCCTATTCAAGGTAAAGATAGAATGGTTTTTAATTTAAGTCAGTTTATGCCAATGCTAGCTTTATTTGGTGCAGAAACACACCGTTTCAATATTAAAGTTATTGACAAAGATGGTGTAGAAATAGAAAAAACATTGACAATTAAAATAAATGCATAG
- the leuD gene encoding 3-isopropylmalate dehydratase small subunit, with product MKYIKSTCVPLNIENVDTDQIIPARFLKATTKDGFGDNLFRDWRYDKQDQPIADFVLNQDTYKGEVLVAGKNFGCGSSREHAAWSIDDYGFKIVVSSFFADIFKGNALNNGLLPLVVSEEFLAELFADIEADPSTSLEVDLETQTTWISGKEDNKQSFEIDDYKKMCLINGYDDIDYILSLKDKISEYEQNRVYAFNC from the coding sequence ATGAAATATATAAAATCAACTTGCGTTCCATTAAACATTGAGAACGTAGATACAGATCAAATTATTCCAGCTCGTTTCTTAAAGGCTACTACTAAAGATGGCTTTGGTGATAACCTTTTTAGAGATTGGAGATACGACAAACAAGATCAGCCTATTGCTGATTTCGTATTAAACCAAGATACTTACAAAGGTGAAGTATTGGTTGCTGGAAAGAATTTTGGTTGCGGTTCTTCTCGTGAACACGCTGCTTGGTCTATTGATGACTACGGGTTTAAAATCGTAGTATCAAGTTTCTTTGCAGATATCTTTAAAGGAAATGCTTTAAACAATGGATTACTTCCATTAGTAGTTTCTGAAGAATTCTTAGCAGAACTTTTTGCTGATATTGAAGCGGATCCATCAACATCTTTAGAAGTAGATTTAGAAACACAAACTACTTGGATTTCTGGTAAAGAAGATAACAAACAGTCTTTTGAAATTGATGACTACAAGAAAATGTGTTTAATCAATGGGTACGACGATATTGATTACATTTTGAGTTTAAAAGACAAAATTTCTGAGTACGAACAAAACAGAGTCTACGCTTTCAATTGCTAA